The region GTGGTGAATATTGCTTCGGATTACAACGGGCAGATAGTGTACGGAGAGGAGGTTCTTTCGAGAGTTGAATTTGTCTTCAGCAGAAAGGATGGGCTCAATATTCTTCAAAGAGCAGTTGTGGATTCGGTAAACGCTCTCATAGATAGGTTACTTGAAGGTTATTCCTCTCCGGAAAGAATCTATGACGTGGTGGCAGCCGGAAACACTTTGATGACTCATTTCTTCTTGAAAAGAGATATCGACTATCTCTTCAGGTCCTCAAGAGTTAGGGTGGAAAAGAAAGGCTTTGTCGATGAGGCGAAGAAAATGGGATTGAACGTGAATGATAACGCCCTTGTATTTGCACTGCCCCCTGTGGGAAGGTATGTTGGGGGAGATATAGTGGGCGATGTTCTCGCAGCGGGTATCGCCGACTCTCCTTACCTTTCACTAATGGTCGATCTTGGCACGAACGGTGAAATTGTTCTGGGAAGTGAGGGCTGGGCGATCTCTACGAGCGTCGCATCTGGTCCTGCTTTTGAGGGTTATGAGATAAAGCATGGCAGCAGGGCGGTGGAGGGGGCGATAGATCACGTCGAGATAAATGGCCATGGGGTTAAGTATACAGTAATCGGTGGTAAAAAGCCCAGGAGTATCTGTGGAAGTGGGCTGATAGACCTGCTTGCAGAGCTTTTCAGGAACGGAATTGTTGATTTTCAGGGAAATCTTGACAGGGAGCATGAGCGTGTGCGGAAAGGTGAGAGCGATTACGAATTTGTTGTCGCCTACGCCAGTGAAACCGAGACAGGAAAGGATATCGTTCTTACCCAGACCGACATTGACACGCTCATCAAATCGAAAGCTGCGGTTTGTGCCGGAATAGCAGTGCTGATCAAGAAAGCCGGAATAAGTCCTGCTGATGTGGAGCGGTTTTACATTGCCGGTGGCTTTGGATACTACATTGATTTCGAAAATGCCGTCACAATTGGACTTTTCCCGGAGCTGCCAAACGCCGAAGTGAAGCAGATAGGTAACGGTTCGCTGGCAGGAGCGTATCTTGTTCTGACATCACAGAAAAAGAGAAATCTTGCCGAAACAATGGCCAAGCTGATGACTTACTTCGACCTCAGCACGGATGCGGATTTTATGGATGAATACAATGCTGCTCTCTCGCTACCCGGAAAACCTGAGCTTTTTCCGACGATCTATGACAGATATGTTTGAAAAGCTTTATTTTCTTCAATCAGCATTTGAATCATGGATGTTGATATAATCCATTTTAAAAGGCCAGAAAAGCACAACGCTCTCGATCTCGACCATTTGAAGGAAATCTATGATGAATTGCGTGGTTGCAGGAACCCTGTTGTCATTTACGGGGAACCGAGCTTTTCTTCCGGACTCGATCTGAACTTCGTCCAGAATGCCAGCGAGCCAGAAATAATCGAATTTGCAGACATCGCCAATGACCTGATCCTCAGGATAGCATCGCATCCAAAACCGGTTGTTGCTTTTGTTAAGGGTTACACCTTTGGGGCTGGATTCAGCATAGCTCTGGCATGTGATGCAATAGTTGCGGACGAAAATGCGGTCTTTTCAACCGGATTTGCCAAGCTCGGAATTGCACCTGACATGGGAGTATCATTCCTCCTGCCCAGAATAACCGGATTAAAAAGGGCACTGAGGCTGCTCAGCACCGCCGAAAGATTTGGGGTTGATGAAGCAATCAGACTGGGGATAGTTGGCAGGAAGGGAAATCTGGATGATGCTGTGGATCTTGCCAGAAGAATGGACGGCAATTCAATAAAATACATAAAGGAGCTGGTTTATTCAGGTTTTAGAGAGCATGTAATGAGAGAGAAGGAAATGGCTTTAAAATCAATCGAAGATATGAGAAGAACCTAATATCTCTCCCGCTTTACCCAGAATGGAGGTGGAAAATTGATACGTGCAGGAATAATTGGAGGTACAGGATACACTGGTGGTGAGCTTTTAAGGATTCTCTCAAAACATCCTGAGGTTGAAGTTGTGGCTGTAACCTCAAGAAGAGAGAAAGGCAGGAAAATTCATGAGGTTCATCCGCATCTTAAGGGGTTTTATGAGATTGAATTCATCGAGCCTGATATTGATCGCCTTTCTGAATGTGATGTGGTGTTCACCGCAGTACCTCATGGAGAGGCAATGAGATACGTTCCCGAACTCTATGAATCTGGTTTGAAGGTGGTGGACCTTTCAGCAGATTACAGACTCAGAAAGGATAAATACGAGGAGGCTTACGGGAAAACGCATGAGGCGTACATCGAAGCAGTTTACGGGCTTACCGAGCTTCACAGAGAGGAGATTGCGAAAGCCCGACTTGTCGCAAATCCCGGATGTTACCCCACAGGAGCAATTCTTGCAGCAGCCCCTCTTGCAGAGCTGGAGTTGATTGAAAGGGTTATTTTCGACTCCAAGAGCGGAATCAGTGGGGCTGGAGTAAGTCCGACGGAATTCACTCACTATCCCAACCTTCACGAGGCTATCGTCCCATACAAGATTACGGACCACAGGCATTATTATGAAATGGAACAGGAGCTGGGCAGATTTCAGGAGGACGTCAGGATCTCATTCACCCCCCAGGTCTTCCCCGGATCGAGGGGAATATTGACCAACGCTCACATATTCCTGAAAGGAGAGCTTGAACAGGATGAACTGGAGAAAATATACAGAAAATTCTATGATTGTTCCTATTTCATAAGATTTCAGAAAGCTGTGAGGCTCAGCTATGTCAGGGGTAGCAATTTTGCTGATATATCCATAAACAGGGGTGCTGACAGGGCCGTCGTCGTCTCTGCAATAGACAATCTTGTCAAGGGAGCGAGCGGACAGGCTGTGCAGAACATGAATGTGATGTTTGGGCTTGATGAGTGGGCGGGCCTTGATTTCCCACCACTCTTTCCGTAGAGGTGAGGTATTATGGATGGGGTATTTCAGAACGAACTGGTAAAAGAGCTTGTTGAGAAATACAGGGTTTTGTGGTCAATAGACCACGCAAAAGCCCTCATGGCGTGGGATAATGAAACCTACATGCCGAAGGGCGGAGTCGAAGAAAGGGCAATGGCCATGGCAAACCTCAGCACGCTTGAGCAGAAACTGATGCTCGATCCTGACTTCGTCTCTTTGCTTGAGAGGGCGGAGGGAGCTGAAAACCTGAATGAATATGAAAGGGGAGTTTTAAGAGTACTGCGGAGGAATATAGATTATCTCAGAAAGATACCTCCGGAGATTATCTTTGAGATTGCCAAAACGTCTCAGGAAGCTGTGCAGATTTGGGACGAGGCGAGAAGAAAGAATGACTTCGAGAAATTCAGACCCTACCTTGAAAAGCTCTCCAGTCTCGCAAGAGAGGTTGCTGAAAAGCTAGGGTATGAGGATCATCCATACAGCGCTCTGCTCGATCTCCATGAAGAGGGGCTGGACATCAAAAAGGCTGACAGGATATTTGACGAGGTTATCCCTGCATCGAAGAAAATACTCGAAAAAGTCAGAGAAGACAATCTGTTCCCGGATACGCACCCGCTTGAGGAGGCAAAATATGAAACATCCGCTATGGAGAAAGTGAACAGAGAGCTTCTCGATTTGCTTGGGTACTCATGGGAAAGAGGACGACTTGACGTCAGCCCTCATCCGTTCACGATAACGCTTGGGATTGGAGATGTGAGAATCACGACACGGTATGAGGGGTTTGATTTCAAGAGAGCGATGTTCTCGACAATCCATGAATTCGGACATGCTCTGTACGAATTGCAGGTGGACGAGAGGCTGAAGATGTCCCCCATCGCAGGTGGTGTAAGTCTCGGAATTCACGAAAGCCAGAGCAGGTTAATGGAGAATATTATCGGGAGAAGCAGAGCCTTTGTGTCACTTATTAGGCCATTGCTGGAGAAACATCTCGACTTCGTCAGAGATTACGATGATGACGAGCTTTACAGATACTTCAACACGGTTAAGCCCGGCCTCATAAGAGTGGATGCAGACGAGCTTACGTATAACTTCCACATTTATCTCAGGTACAAGCTTGAGAAGCTGCTCATTGCAGGCGAGATTGCTGTGGGTGATTTACCGGAACTCTGGAATGAGGAAATGGAAAATCTGCTTGGAATACGGCCGACAACTTACAGTGAGGGCGTACTTCAGGACATCCACTGGAGCCATGCTTCCTTCGGCTACTTCCCAACATACACTCTGGGGAACGTGGTTGCAGGGCAGATCTGGACAGAGATTGTAAAGGAGATTGATTTTGAAGATACAGTACGAAACGGAAAATTCGAGGAGATTTACGGTTTCCTGAAAGAAAAGATCCACAGGTGGGGTGGCACCCATTCACCCCAGGAGCTGCTGAAAAGGAACTTTGGAAGGGGATATGATCCGGAATCACTAATAGCTTACCTCAAGCAGAAGTATACCGGATAACGGGGCATTTCCGTTTTTTCCATTTTTTTGAAAATTGAAAAACCTGTTTAGCGCCGGGGGTGGGATTCGAACCCACGCGGGCATAGCCCACGCGCTCTCCAGGCGCGCGCCTTACCACTCGGCAACCCCGGCTTGCCAGCGACTATGCGGAGTTGAAATATAAGTATTGTGCTGAGCACTCATTGCATGTATCTGTGGCATTTATTTATTTTCATGCCGGCAAAATTGGGGTTTCAGAATTCCCTGAACATCTCTTTGGAAATGCTGCAGAGCGGACAGATTTCTGGAGGGGTGCCAGTGAAAATGTATCCGCAGTTGGGACACACGTAAATTTTCTCCTCGAATGCCTTATCTCTGCCACTCTCCACGAGGACTCTGAGCTTTCTGTAAACTTCTGCATGTTCTTTTTCAGCCTCGAGCGCCCACCTGAATGATGTTGCAGCCCTTTTTCTGTTTTCCCTTATTGCAGTATCGTAAAATTCGGGATACATTGTCTCGATCTCATAGGTCTCTCCCTTTATCGCTTCATCCAGGTTTTTCAGAGGGTCTTCGATTTCTTTTTCTTTCAGGGCTTTCAGGTGGTTCTTTGCATGCACAAATTCTGAAAATGAGAACGCTTCGAAAACTCTCGCGAGGTTTTTCAGACCCTTCTCCTTTGCAATTTCCGAAAAGATTCTGTACTTTATACTGGCCTGACTCTCGCCTGAAAATGCATTTTTCAAATTATCTTCGGTGGACACTTTTATCACCGGAGATTAATATGAAAAATCCTGATAAATAGTTTTCGCGGTCATTTCATGTACTGTAAAATTTGTGCCCTCAGTATTTTGTAGCTCTCATCGTCAAACCCTCTCTTGTATTCTCTCAGTAGCTTTTTCAGCTCCTCGTTTTTCATGAGTCTTAGCCTTGAGTTCAGATATACTGTGAACTGTGTGAGGTTGGACGGTCTGCATTTTATGACGCCCCTTTCGAAGTCTATGAACACGATTCTGTCAGAGATGATTATGTGTCTATCAGGGTGATTCATTTCTTCTTTCTGGATTCCCAGCGCGTCCAGTTTCCTGCAAATATCCAGTATTTTGCCGAGAGTTTCGCTGCTCAGCTCGTTGATCACATCTTTTATCGGTTTGCCTTCTATGAACTCCATTTCGATTTCAAGTTTTTCCGGATTTATTGAGTAAAGCCGGGGTACAAAATCGAACTCCTGCAGAAGGCTGAGAAATCCTGCTTCCTTCCAGAAATTGTATCTGTACTCCGGGAAGAATTGTTTTATTGCCCTGTCTCCTTCCACCCTTACTACTGAATGCCTGCCCCTCATACTCTCATTACATGGATGCTCTCGGCAATTTTTTCGTCTATGGCAATCTGAGAGTTCCCGAGCTGTATTAGGTAGGCAGGATAGACTCTCATTACTCTGATTCTTTTTCCTGGTAGGATTCCCAGGGATATCAGTTTCTTGATGGTCGATTCATCCCCTGAAAGGTATTTGATTTCACCATGTTCTCCGGGTGATAGAGATGTAAGTCTTACGACAAGGCTTTTGACCTCTTCTTCTCCCCTCAGGCAGCATTCCCCTCTGGGTATTTCTCTGCCGTGGGGGCATACGGATGGATGGCCGAGAAGTGTGCAGATAGCCTCTTCAACCTCTTCGCTGATGACATGCTCGAACCTGCATGCTGAACTCTCTACTTCCCTGTCGCTTGCCCTCAGCACATCGTGTAAAAGCCTCTCAGCAAGTCTGTGAAGTCTGATTATCTTCTTTGCCCTTTCAAGTCCTTTTTCAGTGAGCTTTTTTCCGTCGATGTATTTTTTCTTTTGCAGCTCAGACAAGGTCTCGATGTCAGGTTCGGGAAACTCCTCATTTTTTTCAACAGTCCTGACATAGATTTCCTTTAAGGCATTTTCAATTCTTTCGTCATTTCTCATAACAGCACCTCAAGAACTTCTCTTACTATAAATCCTGCTGTGAATGCTATTGTGAGTGCTGTCAATGCAGTTATGACTGCAAACTTCCAGCCCCTCTCCTTTCCTATTACGGAGAACTGGGCTATGCATGGCACAAAGAGCGTTAGCACGACCATTGAAACTATAGTCTGATTGTAATCGAGCAAACCCCCTGAGACCAGATCGTAAAGACCGGCAGTGCCATAATCTCTTCTGAAGAACCCGTACAGAAATATTTCACCCATTTTGGGTGGGAGCCCGAGAACTTCAGCAGGTCGCCCAAGGAGTCCGACAACAAGATCGAAGACTGTTGTGATTCTCCCCACCCATATTGCAACGCTTATGAGCAGAAATATTGGCAACACCTCTTTAAAATACCATTCTAGTCTTGAGACGGTTTTCATCACGATATTGGAAAGCGATGGAATCCTCAGAGGAGGGATTTCCATGTAAAATGACGGAGCCTCTCCGGGAAGGTATTTTCCTGCAAGCAACCCAATCGCAAGCAGTATGGTGAAAACCGAAAACGCCCATACGGCAAGAGCGAAAGAATCAGGGACGATACCGAGGATTATTCCAAGCTGTGCCGAGCAGGGTATTGCGACCGCGAGCATGAGGGTTGCGATTATTCTCTCCCTCCTTGACTCAAGCACCCTTGTAACTATTACTGCCATTGTCCCGCAGCCGAGACCGAGCACCATGGGTATGATTGCCCTGCCACTCAGGCCAATTTTCTTGAAAAGCCTGTCAAGCAGCATGGCCATTCGTGGGAGAAATCCCGAATCTTCCAGTATTGAAAATGCGAGGAAGAACATTGTAACGATGGGGAATATTATCGCCAGAGCATACCTCAGACCGAGTGTTATCACTCCGTATTCTCCGCCGATAAGTTCTCTTATCCAGTAATTAGGAATGCTGGACTCCAGCCAGGTATTCAGCGGTACGTTGATGATCGTTTCATACCAGGATTCGATTGCATCAACCATTATCTGGGCACCTATGACGCCAGCAAAAAGGTAGAGGAAGTACAGCGCCGCTATGCTCATCGGAATTGCGGTAACCGGGTTGAGACTCAACTCGTTTATTTTGTCATATATTCTCCTTTTTTTCTCGATCTGAACTACTGCGTCTTTTAGTAACTCTTCTGAGAGTCTCTGATACTCCATCGCCAGCAGGTATGCTATAGATCTTCCCATTTTTCTTCTCAGTTCGGAGAGTTTCTCTTCGTCTATACTCAGTTTTTCTATCACATCTCTGTCGTTTGAAAGGGCGAGAATTGCCAGCAACTTCTTGCTGATGGTACTTTCCTGAGTAATCAGGCTTTCAGCCTCTTTTATCGCCCCCTCCAGTGCTGGTGAAAATTTAAATGTTCTTTTTTCGAGCCGGGTTTTGCTCAGCTCTTCAATTTTCTTCAAGAGCTCTTTTATCCCCTTCCCTTTTACAGCAACTGTCTTTATAACGGGAATTCCAAGTCTCTCCTCCAGTTTCTTTTCGTCTATCACCATTCCAGCTTTTTCGGCTTCATCCACTGCATTCAGAACAAGGATTACGTTAAAACTCGTTTCGAGCAATTGCAATGTCAGCGGCAACCCTCTTTCGATATTCTTGGCGTCAACGACATTTACTATGACTTTCGGCTTTGAATTGAGGATTATGTCCTTTGCAACTCTCTCCTCCTCTGTTATTGAGAACAGAGAGTACATTCCGGGCAGATCCGCAACTGTGAGGTTCAGACTTTTTATCTTTCCTGTGAGAATATCCACGGTCGTGCCCGGGTAATTGGAGACATCCGCATATCTCCCAGTGAGCTTGTGGAAAATTACGCTCTTTCCAACATTCGGGTTTCCGACAAGAAGGACATCGTAATCTGAGCGTGTGTGCTGTGTGGACTCTGTACCGTGACAGTGCATATTTTAGGGTAACCTAAAAATTATATAAATTTTATGGCTCCACACCCCTGTTCGTAATTTTGAAGAAACAGTAAACACCTTCTGGCATGGACCTGTGCTTTACGAGCCTGGCTATTCTTTCATCTCTGGTCTTTTCCAGCGAGATTATGGTTTTTGAGAGGTGATCAATGCTCGGACCACCTATTGGTCTAATCTCCCCGCTGTTTATGTCTGTGAACATCTGATTCGTGAATACTACTGCCAGGTTGTGTTTTCTCGCCAGTCCCAGCAGAAATGTCAGCTGGGATGTGAGTTCCCTTTTAACTCTGATCTGCCGGCTCTCGTCTTCAAGCTCTGAACGGTACAGGGCCGTCAGTGAATCGATGATTATTAGCTTAATCTCCTGGTTCTTCAGCAGTCTTGCAAGCTCCTTTACGGCTGTGCTTTGCTGTCTGAAGTCAAAAACCTCGTAGATGTAGATGTTTGACAGTACGGATTTATCCTCAAAAATCTGATCAATTCTCTCTGCTGAAAGCCCTTCTGTATCGATGTATGCAACGCTGAACTCCTTTGCAGTGTTGTATGCGAGCATCAGGCAGAGCGACGTCTTACCTGTTCCGCTCTCGCCGTATATCTGGGTTATGGTTCCCGTCTCAACTCCTCCTCCTAGGATATCATCGATGCATTTACTTCCCGTTTTAAGCTTCATTGATTTTCTCCTCTACGATTTTTCTGACTTTAATAACCGGAATTCCCGTCTCCCGGGAAATCTGCTTGATGTCCTCAAATTCGGGCTTGGCTCTGTAATCGGAAACCTTAACTCTCACAATATGCTTCTTTCCGCCCACCTCAACTTCAATTTTTTTGAAGTGCCTGTTCGCTTTAATCCTGTGGTGGACGGGAATGATCCTCACCCCTATGCTGGTGGTCTCCCTCATAATCGTTTCTGCTACATCTTCTGCCCTGCTGTGGTCTGCAATAGCTTTCAGAATCCATGCGGGCCTGCTCTTCTTACCAGTTGCGGGTATCAGGGAGATATCATGGCAAATCTTTGAAAGAACCTCCATGGCATTTGCTATGTCTTCCCCACTCATGTCGTCTATGTTGGTCTCCACGATTACTATGGAATCCGCCATATCTCCTTCTGCAAGTATCAATCTCAGAATATTCGGTTTTTCCAGTTCCCTCGTCCCAGCACCGTAATTTATGCCCTCTACGCAGAAGGGCAGGTTTGGAGCTCCCTCCGAGAAATGAGACAGTATTGCCGCGCCTGTGGGGGTCAAAAGTTCTCCTTCGCCTTCCATCAGCACTCTCAGTTTGCTGTTCTTAACGATTTCAAGAGTTGCAGGTGCCGGAACAGGAAGAATGCCATGATGAGTTTCGACAAAACCTCTGCCCGCGTAAACCGGAGTCGTAAAAATCCTGTATCCTTTGTTTTTCAACCTCGTAATGCCCATTACGGCACATACAACGTCGAATATGGCATCATCACTCCCGACTTCGTGGAAAATGGCGTTTCTGTAATCTGTTCCATGTATCTTTCCTTCGGCCTTTGCAATACGCTCAAAAATCTGCAAACTTTCTTTTTTCACGACTTCTTCGATATCTGCCCCTGCAATAAGCTCAACGACCTCTGAATACCTTCTGCTTTTCCCCTGTTCCTCCACTTCGACAAGATTGGCCTTTATTCCGTTTCTCTTA is a window of Geoglobus acetivorans DNA encoding:
- a CDS encoding enoyl-CoA hydratase-related protein, whose amino-acid sequence is MDVDIIHFKRPEKHNALDLDHLKEIYDELRGCRNPVVIYGEPSFSSGLDLNFVQNASEPEIIEFADIANDLILRIASHPKPVVAFVKGYTFGAGFSIALACDAIVADENAVFSTGFAKLGIAPDMGVSFLLPRITGLKRALRLLSTAERFGVDEAIRLGIVGRKGNLDDAVDLARRMDGNSIKYIKELVYSGFREHVMREKEMALKSIEDMRRT
- a CDS encoding ASKHA domain-containing protein, with the translated sequence MIKVVFLPSGKRIECEAGKSILEIAQNAGEGIRSLCGGKGACGKCKVIVRKGDFRINPEPHEKFLSENERKEGTVLACQAFLFSDAEIFIPVESRLEKQQILADFIVSAGELSPNVRKEFYRDSFFPEVVSRKGYTLSCNPEVEEGDFTLVLRGNEVIAVEEGDTRGECFGLAIDVGTTTLVAALVDLNTGKVVNIASDYNGQIVYGEEVLSRVEFVFSRKDGLNILQRAVVDSVNALIDRLLEGYSSPERIYDVVAAGNTLMTHFFLKRDIDYLFRSSRVRVEKKGFVDEAKKMGLNVNDNALVFALPPVGRYVGGDIVGDVLAAGIADSPYLSLMVDLGTNGEIVLGSEGWAISTSVASGPAFEGYEIKHGSRAVEGAIDHVEINGHGVKYTVIGGKKPRSICGSGLIDLLAELFRNGIVDFQGNLDREHERVRKGESDYEFVVAYASETETGKDIVLTQTDIDTLIKSKAAVCAGIAVLIKKAGISPADVERFYIAGGFGYYIDFENAVTIGLFPELPNAEVKQIGNGSLAGAYLVLTSQKKRNLAETMAKLMTYFDLSTDADFMDEYNAALSLPGKPELFPTIYDRYV
- a CDS encoding carboxypeptidase M32, producing MDGVFQNELVKELVEKYRVLWSIDHAKALMAWDNETYMPKGGVEERAMAMANLSTLEQKLMLDPDFVSLLERAEGAENLNEYERGVLRVLRRNIDYLRKIPPEIIFEIAKTSQEAVQIWDEARRKNDFEKFRPYLEKLSSLAREVAEKLGYEDHPYSALLDLHEEGLDIKKADRIFDEVIPASKKILEKVREDNLFPDTHPLEEAKYETSAMEKVNRELLDLLGYSWERGRLDVSPHPFTITLGIGDVRITTRYEGFDFKRAMFSTIHEFGHALYELQVDERLKMSPIAGGVSLGIHESQSRLMENIIGRSRAFVSLIRPLLEKHLDFVRDYDDDELYRYFNTVKPGLIRVDADELTYNFHIYLRYKLEKLLIAGEIAVGDLPELWNEEMENLLGIRPTTYSEGVLQDIHWSHASFGYFPTYTLGNVVAGQIWTEIVKEIDFEDTVRNGKFEEIYGFLKEKIHRWGGTHSPQELLKRNFGRGYDPESLIAYLKQKYTG
- a CDS encoding rubrerythrin family protein, coding for MIKVSTEDNLKNAFSGESQASIKYRIFSEIAKEKGLKNLARVFEAFSFSEFVHAKNHLKALKEKEIEDPLKNLDEAIKGETYEIETMYPEFYDTAIRENRKRAATSFRWALEAEKEHAEVYRKLRVLVESGRDKAFEEKIYVCPNCGYIFTGTPPEICPLCSISKEMFREF
- the argC gene encoding N-acetyl-gamma-glutamyl-phosphate reductase, coding for MIRAGIIGGTGYTGGELLRILSKHPEVEVVAVTSRREKGRKIHEVHPHLKGFYEIEFIEPDIDRLSECDVVFTAVPHGEAMRYVPELYESGLKVVDLSADYRLRKDKYEEAYGKTHEAYIEAVYGLTELHREEIAKARLVANPGCYPTGAILAAAPLAELELIERVIFDSKSGISGAGVSPTEFTHYPNLHEAIVPYKITDHRHYYEMEQELGRFQEDVRISFTPQVFPGSRGILTNAHIFLKGELEQDELEKIYRKFYDCSYFIRFQKAVRLSYVRGSNFADISINRGADRAVVVSAIDNLVKGASGQAVQNMNVMFGLDEWAGLDFPPLFP
- the larC gene encoding nickel pincer cofactor biosynthesis protein LarC, whose translation is MKMAIFDCFSGASGNMITGSLLNVTLGQDDLLDVINSMGLNIELRLKEVKRNGIKANLVEVEEQGKSRRYSEVVELIAGADIEEVVKKESLQIFERIAKAEGKIHGTDYRNAIFHEVGSDDAIFDVVCAVMGITRLKNKGYRIFTTPVYAGRGFVETHHGILPVPAPATLEIVKNSKLRVLMEGEGELLTPTGAAILSHFSEGAPNLPFCVEGINYGAGTRELEKPNILRLILAEGDMADSIVIVETNIDDMSGEDIANAMEVLSKICHDISLIPATGKKSRPAWILKAIADHSRAEDVAETIMRETTSIGVRIIPVHHRIKANRHFKKIEVEVGGKKHIVRVKVSDYRAKPEFEDIKQISRETGIPVIKVRKIVEEKINEA
- the radB gene encoding DNA repair and recombination protein RadB, giving the protein MKLKTGSKCIDDILGGGVETGTITQIYGESGTGKTSLCLMLAYNTAKEFSVAYIDTEGLSAERIDQIFEDKSVLSNIYIYEVFDFRQQSTAVKELARLLKNQEIKLIIIDSLTALYRSELEDESRQIRVKRELTSQLTFLLGLARKHNLAVVFTNQMFTDINSGEIRPIGGPSIDHLSKTIISLEKTRDERIARLVKHRSMPEGVYCFFKITNRGVEP
- a CDS encoding iron dependent repressor, metal binding and dimerization domain protein, translated to MRNDERIENALKEIYVRTVEKNEEFPEPDIETLSELQKKKYIDGKKLTEKGLERAKKIIRLHRLAERLLHDVLRASDREVESSACRFEHVISEEVEEAICTLLGHPSVCPHGREIPRGECCLRGEEEVKSLVVRLTSLSPGEHGEIKYLSGDESTIKKLISLGILPGKRIRVMRVYPAYLIQLGNSQIAIDEKIAESIHVMRV
- the feoB gene encoding ferrous iron transport protein B, which translates into the protein MHCHGTESTQHTRSDYDVLLVGNPNVGKSVIFHKLTGRYADVSNYPGTTVDILTGKIKSLNLTVADLPGMYSLFSITEEERVAKDIILNSKPKVIVNVVDAKNIERGLPLTLQLLETSFNVILVLNAVDEAEKAGMVIDEKKLEERLGIPVIKTVAVKGKGIKELLKKIEELSKTRLEKRTFKFSPALEGAIKEAESLITQESTISKKLLAILALSNDRDVIEKLSIDEEKLSELRRKMGRSIAYLLAMEYQRLSEELLKDAVVQIEKKRRIYDKINELSLNPVTAIPMSIAALYFLYLFAGVIGAQIMVDAIESWYETIINVPLNTWLESSIPNYWIRELIGGEYGVITLGLRYALAIIFPIVTMFFLAFSILEDSGFLPRMAMLLDRLFKKIGLSGRAIIPMVLGLGCGTMAVIVTRVLESRRERIIATLMLAVAIPCSAQLGIILGIVPDSFALAVWAFSVFTILLAIGLLAGKYLPGEAPSFYMEIPPLRIPSLSNIVMKTVSRLEWYFKEVLPIFLLISVAIWVGRITTVFDLVVGLLGRPAEVLGLPPKMGEIFLYGFFRRDYGTAGLYDLVSGGLLDYNQTIVSMVVLTLFVPCIAQFSVIGKERGWKFAVITALTALTIAFTAGFIVREVLEVLL